The nucleotide sequence CTCTGCAAGACACCCCATCCCTCGGTGCCCTCCCTGGGACAGAGGTCCTTCGTGGTTTCTGATGATGGTGTTGGCTCCTGAAACTAGGCTTTCAGGCTCTCTGGCCTCACAAACAAGTATTAGGAATGACCAGGAAATTTCCTGGTCTCTCTTTGACCCACAGATTTTCTGTCTCTTCCCTGCTGTCCAGGGTTCTCTCCCAAACACTCCAGTCAAAATGAACTTGTTTAGTCTCtgcttttgtcctttattctggaGGGCACAGGCATTAACCTCCTCTCATGTGCCATCTTGCTCGGCCTTCCATGGCCTTTTTCAAAAGCGAGATGGGATGAAATGGAAGAGAATGGAATAGTGTGGAATAGAATTGAATATATGAGAGTGCATCAAGCATTATTTCataaaacttttgttttcatttatagaTATGGGGGTACTCAGAGTCACAATATAAATTTGCTATTTTTACTTAGAGTCAAAAAGTTTGAATTTGCAGGCATATATACTACGTTAATAGCAGCTTTTTTGAAGATACCTGTTGAAATACCAATGTGAGGGAGTTATGTTGCCTTTTTGATATAAAAATGGGGCTTCTATTAACATATTTAGATCAATGGTATAACTTTTATATTCATGCCAATATTCTTAGTCCCTCCATTTTCCACAGTATCTCTTGTCCTCTAGGGGTCAGAGCTTTAGGCCTCACCTTTCCTGCATCAGGAGAAGCTGACATCTTTCCAGGCTGCGCTCATGCCGGTTTTTGCAAACCTGAAGCTCCAGTTCTCATGGTTTGATCATGTGCTAATTTCCTCAAACCTTTGTAGCCAGTTTGGTAAAGCAAAGTCCACCAAACAGCAGGAATGAAGGGACTTTTGCAAGATCACTAGAACTTTCCCTGCCTGTAGGGCCAGGAAGAGCCTGGGCCTTCCATGGAAAGACCAGGAGAGATTGAGTCACTGCTGAGGAGGCTGCTGCTCTTCCCTTAGGTCAGGGAATAATTTTCGCATTTCAAATAAGCTATTTGTTCCAGATGTTGGGACTCCTGGGTCTAGGCATTTGTAGCTGCTTTGAAATCATTTGCAAGACATGTGGAGCCAGATTGCTTCAGTAAGTACATCCTGGACAGGGCCTGGACCCAGACTTTGCCAACACCACCCAGTGAGTCTCTTTGTGTTGCCTGTGGCGTTTGGCTTGAGTTTCAGGGGACTACTTTCTGGTGGGACCCAATATAAGGTGGCTGCATGGACATGTTTTGATCCTAGTGCTCTAGGATGAGGAAGGAGGAGTAGAGAAACAAGGAGAAGGCAGGAGATGAAGGGTTGTTATGAGCAAAGGTGGACCACCTTGATTTCATGAAATTCTTACTATTTCAATGatttgcttaaaataaaagtttgttgtACACAttgcaaaagcaattcaaaggTGACTTATTATGGAATATTTATGAacttcagaaaactgaaaaatcaggCACTATCAAAATGTATTGcagtatataaaataatagatgttcCTATGGAATGAGACTGTGTTCTTGGATGGCAGAATATGACTAAAGATTTCATGTTTCTCAAGTTATACAAATTTAGTATAATTACTGTAAGCAACTGAATGAGATGAAggagaataaaatttttattttaaaatgttgatgaaagactaaataaaacattattaaggCTATATAATCAATACAATCAAATAAGAGGTATAAGTTAGAAGGTATCAAAGTAAATCACAATATTTATCACAATTTGATAGTAAACAAAGatattactgattttattttaagtgGAGGAAAGTTTATTTAGTAAATGAGCTTGGCAGAATTGGTTATTTTTCTGGAAACAAATAATGTTGGCCTCCTATCCCCTATCTCACCCCAAAATAAATGGGTAAGAACTTCTaagtgtaaaacaaaacaaaacaaaagtatataTCTAAGATGAAAActtaaaagaatgtatttttaaaataacttgggACTAAGGATACCTTTTAAACCAAAATAGAAATCTCCAGAAGTTTTCAAGGACTATATTATTATTTGACAACATAAGAAGTTATACATTCACTCTggcaaataaattaaataaaaaaagttgaaaagtgaAATCGACTGGGAAAATAACTTCCCAATACATTTGACAGATAAAGGGTTATTATCCATAGTATTATCCATAATATTCCAAAGATTCTAAAAAATTGGTAAGAAAAGGCACAGCATCCCAATGGGAAAGTGGTACCACACACTCCGGACTGTTTCCGCTGCTCAAAGGCCTGAGTATAAGCAGCCAGTGCTTGTCTGCTTCTCCTCTCCCCTGCCTGTGATGCCCCTTCAGAAGGTGTCTCCCCATTCTCAGTGCTTTGCTGATAGAAAAATGCTGTACTTCCCACACAAGGCTCTAGTTCCAGACATGCTTCCAGAATTCTCAGGAAACCCCGCCTGTCCCCTGAAAACCCTGACCTTGCACATTAGACATCCTGGTTTCCCTGTTGGGGTCCCACTATGGCATCATCAGCAAATGGGGCACAGTCTCCTGAGGCCTGGGAGGAATCTTTCCCAGAAACCAGGGGGTGGGGACATCTGACTAAATCAAGGGAAGATTGTCAAGGAGAAAGTCAACAAAAAGTGAACATTGTAATTTCAAACATAGTCTCCTCATTCCACTTCAAATTAAGGGACTTGGAGAAAGGGGAGCAGGGAGCTGGATGATTAATGGGTTCACAGTCTGATATTGGGatgatgagaaagttctggagatggattgGTGGTGATGGTGAGAGAACAATGTGAATAAGCTTAACGCCAATAAATCCAGTActcaaaaatgattaaaatggtagtTTATGTTAAATCcgttttacctcaataaaaagtaaacaaagtttTGTTCCCAGTGGGCAGGTGAGTAGGGGAAACTCTCTTGCCGCCTCTTGgcaagagcctgagaaacggtTGGGCACACCAGCAGTGTGAGCTCTTCTGAGAGCAGTggtgacagcctgggagacagttgAGTGTAGCAAGGGCAGGTGCAGGTCCCTGGTCCCAGAATGTGAGTGTGGCAAACCAGCCTCGATTTCTGCCTGCCTAGGAGTCATCCTAGGAGGTGAGCCTGAGTGAGCAGGGGTGAGCTCTGTGTGTCCTGTGTGCAGCTGCAGATGATCTGTCCGCCAGTGCAGAGAGGGGAGAAAGCCATGATGATGGGACCTGGTTTGGCGGAGAAtccccagaggcccaggagcTCCTTAACCTTACATTAAAACACAAAAGAGAGCTCAGCGgaggccaccacgcccggctaattttcatatgtttaataaagacaaggtttcaccatgttggccagactggtcccaaactcctgacctcaggtgatccatctgcttccgcctcccaaagtgctgggattacaggcatgagccactgcgcccagctttcATTACCCTTTATGACTTATTTTTTGATTATTGTTTGTCTCTGCCTATCAACCATTGTGCTCATCACTCACTGGACAAATATCACCTCCTGAGTAGATacttgtagaatgaatgaatgtgattTCTCTTCAAGACCTAAAGAGTGGAGGCATAATGGTGGACTTCTAGAACAGGAGTCTCTAGACCTCTAAGTGTGTGTGCATCAGACATTCTAGACCTCTAGAATGTCTCTTCTACTAAAACTCAGCTTTGATGACCTTACGCCCAGCAATGGAGAGCATTCATGAAGCCTTGAAGGAGGCTGGCCTGCAGGGAAGCAGTCTTGGACAAGTTCAACCTGCCCCCACGCCACTTCAACAGTCAAAATTTTTATCACTCCTCCTTGCTTCCTCTACTCCTTCAAAAAACAtacactttttcatggggttgcaCATCATTCATTTTACAAACACTATTAACatgatttcattaaaaaatgacaTCCTAACCCCAATGAACTAAGAAGTACATAACGCAGAATAAGCAGCAGTTTGCCCTAAGACCATTAGCAACATTCAGGGACATATACAttttcctcaatttcttcattgtgCTAATGGGCAGTGAAGAGTTGGTGTTTGAGAACTCCTCAGTTAATTGGTATGCTATCAGGGGCATTGCTGAAAGCAGGAATCTTAGAGGCTGGGAGTCACTGTGTgggcagaggaggagaggagaaagagactgTGTGAAGAGGTAAGGCTCTGTGCTGTCAGTGAGGGCTGTTCTCTGCCCCCATCTCTTCCAGtgcctgtctctaccaaaaatacaaaaattagctgggcgtggtggcaggcacctgtaatcccagctactcgggaggctgaggcaggagaatcgcttaaacccaggaggcagaggttgcagtaagctgagattgcaccactgcactctagcctgggtgacagagtgagattctgtctcaaaggaaaaaaaaagtattatacatcatgaccaagttgGATTTATACTTagaatgcaaggatgattcaagatacaaaaatcaatagagTCATACCACATTAATATAATGAAAGACAGACACCACATGATTCAGACAAAGCATTccacaaaattcaacaccactttATGATTAAACTAGGAATAAGAGGAAAATACTACCACATCATAGAGGCCTTATGTGAAATGCCTACAACTAACATTATGTTTACTAGTGGAAGGCAAAGCTATTCCTCAAAGTAGAGGAGAAAGTCAAGGATGCATaatcttgccacttctattcaacatagtactgggcCAGGGCAATTAGACAAGGAAAAGATATATAAAAGGCGCTccaattggaaaggaagaagtaaaattatttctgtttacaGATTATATggttttatatgtagaaaaccctaaaaattccaccaaaaaacctgtaaaaactaataaatgattTCAGCAAAGTTACAAAATGCAACATTAACACACAAAAATCCATCACAGTTCTATACATTAGCATTGACCAATATGGAAaggaaattaagaataaaatttcaggccaggtgtggcagcttacacttgtaatcccaacatgttgggaggatgaggcaggcggatcacttgaggccaggagtttgagaccagcctggccaacgtagtgaaaccctgtctctactgaaaaacaaaacaaaacaaaacaattttatttataatagcatgaaaaagaataaaattcttagaaataaacttaaccaaggaagcAAACAACTTGgacactaaaaactacaaaacaacaaTGCTACAAGAAACCAAagagtatataaataaatgaaaagacatctcCACGCATGTGGATttaaagacttaatattgttaaaatgtccatattacctAAAACGATTtacaaattcaatacaatccctattgcagcattattcacaatagccaagagatccaatccaaatgtccattggTGGATGAAAggataaaatatggtatatacatacaatggaagaCTAAGCAGCCTACggaaagaaggaaatcatgtcaCATGCTAGAACATGGATCAATCTcaagaacattatgctaagtgaaagaagccaatcacaaaaggacaaatactttcCTTTATATGAAGTATTTACGGTAGTCAAAATCACAGAAACATGAagtagtggttgccaagggctggggatGGGAGTAGGGGAGAAATTCGTATTTAATGTGTACAAAATTTCCGttgtgaaagataaaaaatttctAATTTCACAATGATGTGAATATACGTAACAttactaaattgtacactttaaaatgtttaagatggtttttagaaaaggaaaaagcatagGAATAAATTTTCATGACCTAGGACTAATTAATGGTTTCATAAACATGATATTAAAACCACccgtaacaaaagaaaaaatagacaaattggacttcatccaaagtaaaaacttttgtgcttcaaagagTACCATCAAAAAAGTAAAGGACAatccatagaatgggagaatattCCTGCAAATTATATCTTGTCAAGCATTTTTATCTGGAATATGTAAAGAATTATTATAACTCAATGGCAAAACACAAACCAgttaaaaattagtaaatgttGAGTACACATtgctccaaagaagatacacaagtgGCGAATAGGTACATGAAACAGGTTcaacatcagggaaatgcaaatgcaaactacaatgagatgcaACTTCAGAACCACTAGGATGACTTTATCAAAAAGAGAGTTGATAACAAATGTTGGCTGGAATGTGGAGAGATGCTGGGACCCTCACACAGCTAGTGGGTACATAAAATGGTTCATCTACACTGGAAACAGTCTGGCACCTTTTGAAATGGTTAAACATCCAGTTTCCATATGGCCCATCAATTTTCACTCTTAGGTATATAGCCAtgagaaatggaaacatacatCCCCAGAAAaccttgtacacaaatgttcttcgaagtattattcacaatagccaaaaagtgaaaacaatccaTATGTTCTTAACTgataaatggaaaatttttaGTATATCcattaatggaatattattcagcaataaaaaggttTGATATAATGGTACACCCTAAAAACATGGATGACCTTGGaaatattattctaagtgaaagaagacagatgtGAAAGACACACATTGTATGTTCCATTCATAGTGCATCATGCGACACTGCATGCTGACACTGAAGTTAGAATCAAAGTGCAGCTACAAAAGGGCAGCCACCTGAATCAAGTCCATCCTGGTAGCTGTCAGAAAGCACAGAATGTTCACTAACGGGGGCCAGCCTTGCTCCCGTTGTCAGATGGAATTTCCCAGGAGGCCATGGCTTCTTCAGGGATCTGTCATCCAGTAGTGAAGGGAGTGGTCTCTGGAGGCAAACCTGCCTGGGGCTGCCCCAGCTGCACTGGCTCCCAGAGAGTGACCTGGCTGCGTGAGCAGGGAGGCCAAGCCCACCAAGAGCCTCAGCACACCCCCAGCACCTGCTGCGAGCAAGCTGCATGGCTTCCCCAAGAGTGGATGCGACAACATCATGAGTAATTACAGATTCCCTTTCACTGCATCCCAGGCTCTCCTGGTTCATGTGTGATACGCTGCACTTGGGGTGGAGGTGTGGTGACAGTCGCAAAGGGCCGAGCCTTATTTCCCATGGCCCTGATGCACGGTTTCCAGATACCAGTCACGAAGGAAGTTCTTGAGATTATGGACCTTGTCCTAGTCACATAGGGCTACTAggacaaagtgccatagacttGGGGGTAGTGGCacgtattaaaaaaagaaatgtatttgtcacagtctggaggctggaagtccgagGGTAGCATCCCAGTGTGGcgaggttctggtgagggctctctcctggcttgcagatggccgccttctcactgtgtcctcgtgtcagagagagagagagctctgcGGTCTCTGCTTCTTACCAGGGCCCTAATCCCATCAgtagggccccaccctcatggtCTCTTCTAACCCTGAATAATTCCCAAAggcccatctccaaataccatcaagTTGCgtgttagggcttcaacataggaatggggcgggggggaggggaACGTGTGTTCAGTCTATCAGATCCCCCTAGTCAGCCCCACTCTGCCCATTTAGGGGCAGATTGTAGGGCTCAGGCGGGACACAGTGGTGGAGGAAGCACAGGTTCTGCCTCCTGGGAATAGCTCAGCCAAAACAAGGACAGGACAGCGGGGTAGACAACAACCAGTGTGGTAACCAGCAGGAACCCCAAGGTGTCACTTTCACCCTTAGGTGAGGAAGTTGGCTGAGCACCCACACACGGCAGAGTATAGACCATGTTCCCTTCAAACGCTGCTCACTTAACATTCCTAAACTCTGCAAAGGGGCAGTGCTACCTTATCTCCTGAGGATGGCCCTGAATGTAGAGGAGTCACGGGAGCTGCCCACTTCACCCACCAGTGACTCTTAACTCCTCACATTTTCCCCGAGGGCCTGATGTGCGCTGAGCTGGGGAAGCCCTGCCAAGATAAACTCTCCTTCCCAAAGGCCACAGAGGGCGGAAGGCCTGCAACACTGCCCACATCGAGCAGAAGGGATGGGGCAGAGGGGCACCTGTCTGGTTGACTGCTGTGCTCTGTGGGCAGATGGGGCCAGAGAGGACCCAAACATGGCTCCCTTTGTCACTTGGCCAAGGGGCCAGGCCACTGTGTACCGGGCAGCTTTGCCCCACAAGCCTCTGCTGCTGGGCCAGACCCCAGCGCCATGACCACAGCTCTGCATGCAGGCAGTGCTGGGACCTGTGCCCTGGCAGTCACAGGGGTCCTGAGCCAACAAGGGCCCCTTCTCCCTTGTTGTCTGAGGGGGAGGAATCAGAACTCAGACTGTGGAGAAGAAGGTGTTGGCCAGGAGGGAACCAGGGCGGGTGCCAGGTCCTGTCCATGCTGGGATCTGAGATTCTAAGAGGTGGGTTAGGGGTAAGGGGGGCAGAGGCTGGCCCATGGGGTGAGGGGAGttcagcagagatggggaggACCGGACAACCTGGGAAAGAGCAGAGCATTCTCCCCAGCCTCAGTCCCTCTCCTGATGCAGTCCTCACCTCACTCATAGACTCTGGAAGTCTCCCTTCGGCAAACACCTGGCCCCCGACTCCCAGGGCACTTCCCGAACAGCCGGTGCCGCATCCCAGGCAGCCCCTGCTCTGCTCTTGGGGTCTGTGCCTGGCAGAAGGGTGGCTGACCCTCGGCCCCtctcagcctgggccacagctcCTCCTGGCCCTGGGATGAGCAGACACACCCACCCTGTGCCTGGCGGGCTGGTCATGCTTGTTCCCATAGGTGATGGTGTGTTGGGAGGGAACTGTTTTAGATACCAATGTAAATCTCTGTCCACATCAATTCCACACGAGTTCCGTCATCATATGGGAAGGCAATCATAGCTGTGGGGGGCTCCATGCAGGACCCCGAGGGCCCCTGAAGCCAGTCCCTGTGGCCACAGCAAGGAACATCTGCTTCAGCTAGTTGGACAAGACTCTCTCCTGCCCAGAAACAGGCAAAGGGACGTCCCCCACTCCCGTTGTATCCCAAACACACCCGTGTGGACAGTCACCTCAACGTCTCCCCTCAGCCCAGTGCCCGAGCTCTTCCTGATGAGGGTTAAGCAGAAGCAGCCGCCTCTCCCCACGTCCATGCTTTAGGCAGCTGCCTTCTCCTCAGCTCCCACCGAGCACAACAAAAGCCAGCCAGCGCTCTCTATCCCGGGATTTTCCAGGGATACTGATAATGATGGGAGGCCCTGAGAAGCCTCCCTAAAGCCGGCGGGGACTTGTGAGTGGGTGGTGGGAGGGATCAGGGCTTCCTCAGCATCTGTCAGTCCCTGGAGCATCTGAAGGGGCCCCTTACACCAGGAGGAAAGAGTGGGGCCTGCCCCTGTGGGttcccagtgcctggcatctCCCAGTTCCTCTGCCCTCCCTCACAGACGCCCTCCACGGAGCAGCACAGCCCCAGGACAGAGGCAGCAGCCCTGAGAGCATTTTCCAACACAactacatttatttacatttacacGTGAGGTCCCCAAGACACTGCTTCCCaccccccgccccttccccccAGGCCCTCCCTTCCTGCTCTCCCCATTCAGCCACCCTCTCCCtcgcctccctcccccacccttcTCCCTTCCTGCCCTCCCTATTCAgccaccctctccctcccctccctcccctacccttctcccttcctgccttccccattcagccatcctctccctcccctccctcccctcccctccaaagCTAAGGCCCAGCAAGATCAGCACTGGGGGAGAAGAAGCTTTTGACTGCTTTGGGGCGTCGGATGCCAGAGCCCCACCCTTGGAGACTGGCACCAAGAGTCTGCCCGGAAGCCCCTACTGGCTACAATGCCgcttcttcttcttcctggaGACCAAGAGGTCACCCTTTCTCTTTTGAGACTGTGAGGGGCCACCGAGTCCCCCAGCCAGGGATTGCTCCCCAGAGACCCTGAGCCCAGGCCCTGCGTGGGGTGTCTTTTCAGCAGGGGATGGGCTTCCGAAGAGAGCCCGCTTCTTGGACTTGGTAGCAAGAGAGGCTGCTAGGCTGAGGCCTCTTCTTTGAGCAGATGGGGACTGAAGAACTCCCTGGGGTCCCCACTTTTCTGGGCTGAGAAGGCCCAAGGCAGGGACAGGGCTCTGGGGTAGCCTCCAGGGCAGCAACTTGTGCTGGGAACCCAAGAGGAAGGCCAGGCTGGGGAGCTCCTCCTCCTCACTTGACCCCTGAACCAGTCCGTGTGACTCCCTGACAGGAGACCCTCCAGGGAGATCCAAGGCGTCCTTGGTCcccaggccagggcaggtgggtCTGTGGTCCTGGGGAGGAGAGGTTGACCGAGCGGCCCTCAGCCCGGAGGAATCCTGACATCCCAAAGGCACCGCAGGGTCTTTGGACCTGGCCATGCCGGTGCGTGCTCTGCCTCGTCCCTGAGGGTCCCAGGCAGCCGTCCGGGGTGGGCAGGTTTCCATGTCAACCCCTTCTTGGGGGTCAGGGATATCTCTCTCTGTTCCTTGAGCAGCTGCAAACTTAGAAGGACTTGAGTCCAACCGGGCCACGCCATGACTAGGGGCTGCCCTCGCACGCTGTTTCTCCTTCAAAGGTAGGAGGCGCTTCTCCACCAGCTGCGGGAGGAAACGGGGCACTTACTGGCGCTGCCCCAGGTGTGAGCAGGGCCCAGGGTGGTGGAGACCAGGGCACttgggcaggaggcagggaagcCTGAGGCAGCTGGGCTTTATGTCAAAGAGAGAGGGTGTGGCTCTGCTGGGCGTCCCCTTGGGCCTCACTGCAGCTTGCATCCTGACTCCCCTCCCTGGCTCCTCTCCATCCCACTCCCTCTGAACCTGCATCTTCCCACCCCGGAGTGGCTCCTCAAGAAGCCGAGCATCCCCAGCAGGGTGGGGTTAGACATTCAGGTGGGCGTTGTGTGCTGGgtccctcctgcccctcctgctCACCTGGGCAAGGGTGagtccttcctcctgctccagctccTGGCTTAGGGCCAAGAAATCCATCTGTGGATCTGGGGAAAGCAATTCTTCCAGGAATCGGGGGTGAATGACGGCCTCCACCTGGGAACAGAAGGAAGAAGGTGTGAGTTTTCTGTGTAGGAAGTAACCTGGAGGCAAGGACACCTGGAGGAGATGCAGAAAGCGGGGAGAGCCCCGTACCCACCTTCCTGGGGCTGTCTGATATCATGGCAACCACCAGCTacacacacagaccacagacCTGGtagcatacacacatacagacagagacacacagagcacacacagacacacaaacagacCCACATACGACACaggaaaagacacagacacaggtaACCTACACActccacactcacacccacaaaGACACACAGTAACAAATCGCAGATACAAACACACagcaacacacagacacacacaatcaCATACACAGACATTCAAATCCATGGAAATACACACGCTGCTGAATAGCTAAGGAACAGAGCTTAATTCCAAGGACCTGGGAGTGCCACCCCCCGGAATCCTGCAGACCCCAGCACTCCAGGCCAGCCCACCTTGGTGACGAAGTCTTTCTGGGAACACAGCTTGTCAATGTAGCTCAGGAGGCCCGGGTCTGGGGGCGTCCAATCCTCTTCCTGTGGCTGCTCCACTTCGCCCTCTTCCCGTTGTTTCTTGGGCTCCCCCGTGACCCCGAGGGGAGGCCCCAGCAGCTCCTCCATGATGTCCACATACTCCTGCACCACTTCTGGGGGGATCTCCTCGGGGACTTTGGTCTCTGCTGGCCTCTGGGGCCTGGGTGGTGGCAGGCGGGCCTTGGTCTCTGCTCGCCGGTGGGGCCTGGGTGGTGGCAGGCGGGCCTTGGTCTCCGCTGGCCTCTGGGGCCTGGGTGGTGGCAGGGAAGCAGTCGGGGCCTTGGGGCCGGCCTTGCTGGGAAGGTACACTgaggcagagaagg is from Macaca mulatta isolate MMU2019108-1 chromosome 15, T2T-MMU8v2.0, whole genome shotgun sequence and encodes:
- the LOC114672836 gene encoding NUT family member 2D isoform X1, with translation MASNGAYPVLGPGVTVNPGASLSVFTALPFTTPAPGPAHGPPLVTAAVPPGGPLVLSAFPSTPLVAGQDGHGPSGAGASNVFVQMRTEMGSVKAPQAQTLVLTQNPLVWQAPSALCGGVVCPPPLLLAAAPVVPVMAAQLVGGTQACEGGWSQGLPVPPPPPPAAQMPPIVSHAGPWPQGAHGEGSLAPSQTKAPPDDSCNPKSVYENFRLWQRYKPLARRHLPQSPDTEALSCFLIPVLRSLARRKPTMTLEEGLWRAVREWQHTSNFDRMIFYEMAEKFLEFEAEEEMQIQKAQWMKEPQSLPPPAPPRLEPQGPPAPEVAKQPVYLPSKAGPKAPTASLPPPRPQRPAETKARLPPPRPQRPAETKVPEEIPPEVVQEYVDIMEELLGPPLGVTGEPKKQREEGEVEQPQEEDWTPPDPGLLSYIDKLCSQKDFVTKVEAVIHPRFLEELLSPDPQMDFLALSQELEQEEGLTLAQLVEKRLLPLKEKQRARAAPSHGVARLDSSPSKFAAAQGTERDIPDPQEGVDMETCPPRTAAWDPQGRGRARTGMARSKDPAVPLGCQDSSGLRAARSTSPPQDHRPTCPGLGTKDALDLPGGSPVRESHGLVQGSSEEEELPSLAFLLGSQHKLLPWRLPQSPVPALGLLSPEKWGPQGVLQSPSAQRRGLSLAASLATKSKKRALFGSPSPAEKTPHAGPGLRVSGEQSLAGGLGGPSQSQKRKGDLLVSRKKKKRHCSQ
- the LOC114672836 gene encoding NUT family member 2D isoform X2, whose product is MASNGAYPVLGPGVTVNPGASLSVFTALPFTTPAPGPAHGPPLVTAAVPPGGPLVLSAFPSTPLVAGQDGHGPSGAGASNVFVQMRTEMGSVKAPQAQTLVLTQNPLVWQAPSALCGGVVCPPPLLLAAAPVVPVMAAQLVGGTQACEGGWSQGLPVPPPPPPAAQMPPIVSHAGPWPQGAHGEGSLAPSQTKAPPDDSCNPKSVYENFRLWQRYKPLARRHLPQSPDTEALSCFLIPVLRSLARRKPTMTLEEGLWRAVREWQHTSNFDRMIFYEMAEKFLEFEAEEEMQIQKAQWMKEPQSLPPPAPPRLEPQGPPAPEVAKQPVYLPSKAGPKAPTASLPPPRPQRPAETKARLPPPRPHRRAETKARLPPPRPQRPAETKVPEEIPPEVVQEYVDIMEELLGPPLGVTGEPKKQREEGEVEQPQEEDWTPPDPGLLSYIDKLCSQKDFVTKVEAVIHPRFLEELLSPDPQMDFLALSQELEQEEGLTLAQLVEKRLLPLKEKQRARAAPSHGVARLDSSPSKFAAAQGTERDIPDPQEGVDMETCPPRTAAWDPQGRGRARTGMARSKDPAVPLGCQDSSGLRAARSTSPPQDHRPTCPGLGTKDALDLPGGSPVRESHGLVQGSSEEEELPSLAFLLGSQHKLLPWRLPQSPVPALGLLSPEKWGPQGVLQSPSAQRRGLSLAASLATKSKKRALFGSPSPAEKTPHAGPGLRVSGEQSLAGGLGGPSQSQKRKGDLLVSRKKKKRHCSQ